A single Streptomyces sp. 2114.4 DNA region contains:
- the glgB gene encoding 1,4-alpha-glucan branching enzyme: MTARPPSRPTTPDTTPAPGAADDSAAGRSGRAATPRPPAVAPSVAARGTFAGPAAGAPPTRPSAPRETAPPGRAAAPAGPSPAAPSAAGSHGVRPAVPLSDEDRGRLLDGAHHDPHGLLGAHLVRGGLLIRVLKPCARGVTVLGKGLRADLPAEGDGLFAGVLPLRTIPDYELLVDYGDTTLTVQDPYRFLPALGELDLHLLAEGRHEQLWQALGARITEHQGVTGTRFTVWAPNARGVRVVGDFNYWDGTGHPMRSLGSSGVWELFLPGIGEGELYKFEITRPDGSRTVRADPMARRTECPPANASVVEASHYRWTDADWMARRGERPVHEAPFSVYEVHLASWRPGLTYRQLAVQLPAYVKDLGFTHVEFMPVCEHPFGGSWGYQVTGFYAPTARMGTPDDFRFLIDALHRAGIGVLMDWVPAHFPRDDWALAEFDGRPLYEPQDPARAAHPDWGTLEFDYGRTEVRNFLVANAVYWCEEFHIDGLRVDAVASMLYLDYSREDGDWTPNVHGGRENLDAVAFLQEMNATVYRRCPGVVTIAEESTAWDGVTRATHHVGPGGFGGLGFGLKWNMGWMHDSLGYVSKEPVHRKYHHGEMTFSMIYAYSENYVLPISHDEVVHGKRALVSKMPGDWWQQRADHRAYLGFMWAHPGKQLLFMGQEFAQGAEWAESHGPDWWLLDPSYEAEPDHRGVRDLVRDLNRRYAATPALWERDTDPAGFSWIDGDAREDNVFSFLRFAADGSPLISVSNFSPVVRHSYRLGVPDHVPAWREVLNTDDPRYGGSGITNPAPLTAEPTPWNGRAASVSPVLPPLATLWLRPA, translated from the coding sequence GTGACCGCCCGCCCGCCGTCCCGTCCCACCACCCCCGACACCACGCCCGCTCCGGGCGCGGCCGACGACAGCGCGGCGGGGCGGTCCGGCCGCGCGGCGACGCCCCGGCCGCCGGCCGTCGCCCCTTCGGTGGCCGCGCGGGGTACCTTCGCCGGGCCCGCGGCCGGTGCCCCGCCCACCCGGCCGTCAGCTCCCCGGGAGACGGCACCGCCCGGCCGGGCGGCCGCGCCCGCGGGCCCGTCCCCTGCGGCGCCGTCGGCAGCCGGCAGCCATGGGGTCCGGCCCGCCGTGCCGCTGTCCGACGAGGACCGCGGCCGGCTCCTGGACGGTGCCCATCACGATCCGCACGGGCTGCTCGGCGCCCACCTCGTCCGCGGCGGACTGCTCATCCGGGTCCTCAAACCCTGCGCCCGGGGCGTCACGGTCCTGGGGAAGGGACTGCGCGCCGACCTGCCCGCCGAGGGCGACGGGCTGTTCGCCGGGGTGCTGCCGCTGCGCACGATCCCGGACTACGAGCTGCTGGTCGACTACGGCGACACCACCCTGACGGTGCAGGACCCCTACCGCTTCCTGCCCGCGCTCGGCGAGCTGGACCTGCATCTGCTGGCCGAGGGCCGGCACGAGCAGCTGTGGCAGGCGCTCGGCGCGCGGATCACGGAGCACCAGGGGGTGACCGGTACCCGCTTCACCGTCTGGGCGCCCAATGCCCGGGGCGTGCGGGTCGTCGGCGACTTCAACTACTGGGACGGCACCGGCCACCCGATGCGCTCGCTGGGCTCCTCGGGCGTCTGGGAGCTCTTCCTGCCGGGCATCGGCGAGGGCGAGCTCTACAAGTTCGAGATCACCCGGCCGGACGGCTCGCGGACCGTGCGCGCCGACCCGATGGCCCGGCGGACCGAATGCCCGCCCGCCAACGCCTCGGTCGTGGAAGCCTCGCACTACCGCTGGACGGACGCCGACTGGATGGCCCGGCGCGGCGAACGGCCCGTGCACGAGGCGCCGTTCTCCGTCTATGAGGTGCATCTGGCCTCCTGGCGCCCCGGCCTCACCTACCGCCAGCTCGCGGTGCAGCTCCCGGCCTATGTGAAGGACCTGGGCTTCACGCACGTCGAGTTCATGCCGGTCTGTGAGCACCCCTTCGGCGGCTCGTGGGGCTATCAGGTGACCGGGTTCTACGCGCCCACCGCCAGGATGGGCACCCCGGACGACTTCCGGTTCCTGATCGACGCACTGCACCGGGCCGGCATCGGCGTGCTGATGGACTGGGTGCCGGCGCACTTCCCGCGCGACGACTGGGCGCTGGCGGAGTTCGACGGCCGTCCGCTCTACGAGCCCCAGGACCCGGCACGGGCCGCGCACCCGGACTGGGGCACCCTGGAGTTCGACTACGGCCGCACCGAGGTCCGCAACTTCCTTGTCGCCAACGCCGTGTACTGGTGCGAGGAGTTCCATATCGACGGCCTGCGGGTGGACGCCGTCGCCTCGATGCTCTACCTGGACTACTCGCGCGAGGACGGCGACTGGACCCCGAACGTCCACGGCGGCCGGGAAAACCTCGATGCGGTCGCCTTCCTCCAGGAGATGAACGCGACCGTCTACCGCCGCTGCCCCGGTGTCGTCACCATCGCCGAGGAGTCCACGGCCTGGGACGGCGTCACCCGCGCCACCCACCACGTCGGCCCCGGTGGCTTCGGCGGTCTGGGCTTCGGGCTGAAGTGGAACATGGGCTGGATGCACGACTCCCTCGGCTATGTCTCCAAGGAGCCGGTGCACCGCAAGTACCACCACGGCGAGATGACCTTCTCGATGATCTACGCCTACTCCGAGAACTACGTGCTCCCGATCTCCCACGACGAGGTGGTGCACGGCAAGCGCGCCCTGGTGTCGAAGATGCCCGGTGACTGGTGGCAGCAGCGGGCCGACCACCGTGCCTACCTCGGGTTCATGTGGGCCCATCCCGGCAAGCAACTCCTCTTCATGGGGCAGGAGTTCGCCCAGGGGGCGGAGTGGGCGGAGAGCCACGGACCGGACTGGTGGCTGCTCGATCCGTCGTACGAGGCGGAGCCCGACCACCGGGGCGTACGCGATCTCGTCCGCGACCTGAACCGCCGCTACGCCGCCACCCCCGCGCTGTGGGAGCGCGACACCGACCCGGCCGGCTTCTCCTGGATCGACGGCGACGCGCGCGAGGACAATGTCTTCTCCTTCCTGCGCTTCGCCGCCGACGGCTCGCCGCTGATCTCGGTCAGCAACTTCTCGCCCGTCGTCCGCCACTCCTACCGGCTCGGCGTCCCCGACCACGTACCCGCCTGGCGGGAAGTGCTCAACACCGACGATCCGCGCTACGGCGGCAGCGGCATCACCAACCCCGCCCCCCTCACGGCCGAACCGACCCCCTGGAACGGCCGCGCCGCCTCCGTCTCCCCCGTCCTGCCCCCGCTGGCCACCCTCTGGCTGCGACCGGCCTGA
- the treS gene encoding maltose alpha-D-glucosyltransferase, with protein MIVNEPVPDTFEDTPAKDRDPDWFKRAVFYEVLVRSFQDSNGDGIGDLKGITAKLDYLQWLGVDCLWLPPFFKSPLRDGGYDVADYTAVLPEFGDLADFVEFVDAAHHRGMRVIIDMVMNHTSDQHPWFQESRTDPEGPYGDYYMWADDDKQYSDARIIFVDTEASNWTFDPVRKQYFWHRFFSHQPDLNYENPAVQEEMISALRFWLDLGIDGFRLDAVPYLYAEEGTNCENLPASHAFLKRVRAEIDAHYPDTVLLAEANQWPEDVVDYFGDYGVGGDECHMAFHFPVMPRIFMAVRRESRYPVSEILAKTPAIPSGCQWGIFLRNHDELTLEMVTDEERDYMYAEYAKDPRMRANIGIRRRLAPLLDNDRNQIELFTALLLSLPGSPILYYGDEIGMGDNIWLGDRDAVRTPMQWTPDRNAGFSSCDPGRLSLPTIMDPVYGYQVTNVEAAMSSPSSLLHWTRRMIEIRKQNPAFGLGSYTELSSTNPAVLAFLRESPGAAGADDDLVLCVHNFSRFAQPTELDLRSFSGRHPVELIGGVRFPAIGELPYLLTLAGHGFYWFRLRRNSG; from the coding sequence TTGATCGTCAATGAGCCTGTCCCCGACACGTTCGAGGACACCCCGGCGAAGGACCGCGATCCCGACTGGTTCAAACGGGCCGTCTTCTACGAAGTCCTGGTGCGTTCCTTCCAGGACAGCAATGGCGATGGCATCGGCGACCTCAAGGGCATCACGGCGAAGCTCGACTATCTGCAGTGGCTGGGGGTGGACTGCCTCTGGCTGCCACCGTTCTTCAAATCCCCCCTGCGGGACGGCGGTTACGATGTCGCCGATTACACCGCGGTACTTCCCGAATTCGGCGATCTGGCCGACTTCGTGGAATTCGTGGACGCCGCGCACCACCGCGGCATGCGGGTGATCATCGACATGGTGATGAACCACACCAGCGACCAGCACCCGTGGTTCCAGGAGTCGCGCACCGACCCCGAGGGCCCGTACGGCGACTATTACATGTGGGCCGACGACGACAAGCAGTACTCGGACGCCCGCATCATCTTCGTCGACACCGAGGCCTCCAACTGGACCTTCGACCCGGTCCGCAAGCAGTACTTCTGGCACCGCTTCTTCTCCCACCAGCCGGATCTCAACTACGAGAACCCGGCGGTCCAGGAGGAGATGATCTCCGCCCTGCGCTTCTGGCTCGACCTGGGGATCGACGGCTTCCGGCTGGACGCGGTGCCCTACCTCTACGCCGAGGAGGGCACCAACTGCGAGAACCTGCCGGCCTCGCACGCCTTCCTCAAGCGGGTCCGCGCGGAGATCGACGCCCATTACCCGGACACCGTGCTGCTGGCCGAGGCCAATCAATGGCCGGAGGACGTCGTCGACTACTTCGGCGATTACGGCGTCGGCGGCGACGAATGCCATATGGCCTTCCACTTCCCGGTCATGCCGCGCATCTTCATGGCGGTGCGCCGCGAATCGCGCTATCCGGTCTCGGAAATCCTCGCCAAGACCCCGGCGATTCCGTCCGGCTGCCAGTGGGGCATCTTCCTGCGCAACCACGACGAGCTGACCCTCGAAATGGTCACGGACGAAGAGCGCGACTACATGTACGCGGAGTACGCCAAGGACCCGCGTATGCGGGCCAATATCGGAATCCGCCGGCGGCTGGCCCCGCTGCTCGACAACGACCGCAATCAGATCGAGCTCTTCACCGCCCTGCTGCTGTCCCTGCCGGGTTCGCCGATCCTCTATTACGGCGACGAGATCGGCATGGGCGACAACATCTGGCTCGGCGACCGCGACGCGGTGCGGACGCCGATGCAGTGGACGCCGGACCGCAACGCCGGGTTCTCCTCCTGCGACCCGGGCCGGCTCTCGCTGCCGACGATCATGGATCCGGTCTACGGATACCAGGTCACCAATGTCGAGGCCGCGATGAGTTCGCCGTCCTCGCTGCTGCACTGGACCCGCCGGATGATCGAGATCCGGAAGCAGAACCCCGCGTTCGGGCTCGGCAGCTACACCGAGCTGTCCTCCACCAATCCGGCGGTGCTGGCCTTCCTGCGGGAGTCGCCGGGCGCCGCGGGCGCGGACGACGACCTGGTGCTGTGCGTGCACAACTTCTCGCGCTTCGCCCAGCCCACCGAGCTGGACCTGCGGTCGTTCAGCGGCCGCCATCCGGTGGAACTCATCGGCGGCGTCCGCTTCCCCGCCATCGGGGAGCTGCCGTACCTGCTGACCCTCGCGGGCCACGGGTTCTACTGGTTCCGGCTGCGCAGAAACTCCGGATAA
- a CDS encoding phosphotransferase: MSDTASTRATRNTPDHRPLAAAPDLLSSLAPLLAEWVPRQRWFAGKGRLLTGFTLLSATELLPCTDVGTPGLLLLLVRAQQSAPPSRTPLGGDCYQLLLGVHPALPPQLAPAVIGRPGGGPLHGRTVYDALLDNRLCGLLLERLRVPGRLGALCFSREPDAEIPSGLSGRPIAVEQSNSSIVYGDSFILKVFRRIEPGVNPDLELPRALADAKCARVPAPAAWYEAAAAEEGGEATTLGVLQPFLPGSADGWQLALNALAVRADFTGSARALGHATAEVHTALAQTLPTTELRRPQLEVIAAQMHQRLDATARAVPVLQPYRARLRTAFDALATSGHDGRSWAAQRIHGDLHLGQTLRSADEGRWSLIDFEGEPARPLAERRRLQPAVRDIAGMLRSFDYAARSGPAGGDPWALEWARRTRDAYCRGYAEAGGLDPRSAPELMRAYETDKAVYEVLYEARHRPDWLSVPMAAIRRLASGGEPALEADSRPGGAAGSDHGRG; this comes from the coding sequence ATGTCGGACACCGCCTCGACCCGTGCCACCCGCAACACCCCTGATCACCGCCCGCTCGCCGCCGCCCCCGATCTGCTCTCCTCGCTGGCTCCGCTGCTCGCCGAATGGGTACCGCGCCAGCGCTGGTTCGCCGGTAAGGGGCGGCTGCTCACCGGCTTCACGCTGCTCTCGGCGACCGAACTGCTGCCGTGCACCGACGTCGGCACACCCGGCCTGCTGCTCCTGCTCGTCCGCGCCCAGCAGAGCGCGCCACCGAGCCGTACGCCCCTCGGCGGCGACTGCTACCAACTTCTGCTGGGGGTGCATCCGGCCCTGCCGCCGCAGCTGGCGCCCGCGGTGATCGGCCGTCCCGGCGGCGGCCCGCTGCACGGTCGCACCGTCTACGACGCGCTGCTCGACAACCGGCTGTGCGGGCTGCTGCTGGAGCGGCTGCGGGTGCCGGGCCGGCTCGGGGCGCTGTGCTTCAGCCGGGAGCCCGACGCCGAGATCCCCTCCGGGCTGTCGGGCCGGCCGATCGCCGTCGAACAGTCCAACTCCTCGATCGTCTACGGGGATTCCTTCATCCTGAAGGTCTTCCGGCGGATCGAACCGGGGGTCAACCCGGACCTGGAGCTGCCGCGGGCGCTGGCGGACGCCAAGTGCGCGCGGGTGCCCGCGCCCGCCGCCTGGTACGAGGCGGCGGCCGCCGAGGAGGGCGGCGAGGCAACGACGCTGGGCGTGCTGCAGCCGTTCCTGCCGGGCTCGGCGGACGGCTGGCAGCTGGCGCTGAACGCACTCGCCGTCCGCGCCGACTTCACCGGCTCGGCGCGGGCGCTCGGCCATGCCACCGCCGAGGTGCACACCGCGCTCGCCCAGACGCTGCCGACCACCGAACTGCGCCGCCCGCAGCTGGAGGTGATCGCCGCCCAGATGCACCAGCGGCTGGACGCCACCGCCCGCGCCGTGCCCGTACTGCAGCCCTACCGCGCCCGGCTGCGCACCGCCTTCGACGCGCTCGCCACGAGCGGCCACGACGGCCGCAGCTGGGCCGCCCAGCGCATCCACGGCGATCTGCACCTGGGCCAGACGCTGCGCTCCGCCGACGAGGGCCGCTGGTCGCTGATCGACTTCGAGGGCGAACCGGCCCGCCCGCTGGCCGAGCGGCGCCGCCTCCAGCCGGCGGTGCGGGACATCGCGGGCATGCTGCGGTCCTTCGACTATGCCGCGCGCAGCGGCCCGGCCGGCGGGGACCCCTGGGCGCTGGAGTGGGCCCGGCGCACCCGTGACGCCTACTGCCGGGGCTATGCGGAGGCCGGTGGGCTCGATCCGCGCTCGGCGCCCGAACTGATGCGCGCTTACGAGACCGACAAGGCCGTTTACGAGGTGCTGTACGAGGCCCGGCACCGGCCCGACTGGCTGTCCGTCCCGATGGCCGCCATCCGGCGGCTGGCCTCCGGCGGGGAGCCGGCCCTGGAGGCGGACAGCCGGCCGGGCGGGGCCGCCGGGTCCGACCACGGCCGGGGGTGA
- a CDS encoding cation:dicarboxylate symporter family transporter, translating to MAAQTPLSGGTTEETAPAKRDRTHFLYIAVIGAVLLGIIVGFAAPGVAVQLKPLGTGFVNLIKMMIAPVIFCTIVLGVGSVRKAAKVGAVGGLALGYFMVMSTVALAIGLVVGNLLDPGSGLHLTESVRHAGHAQAGGGAESLSDFLLGMIPTTLVSAFTQEQVLQTLLVALLVGFGLQALGAAGEPVLRGVGHLQKLVFRVLSMIMWAAPVGAFGAIAAVVGETGVDALKSLAVIMIGFYTTCVLFVIVVLGTLLRLIAKVNVFQLLKYLGREFLLILSTSSSESALPRLIAKMEHLGVSKPVVGITVPTGYSFNLDGTAIYLTMSSLFVAEAMGKPLPLGQQISLLVFMVIASKGAAGVTGAGLATLAGGLQSHRPELVDGVGLIVGIDRFMSEARALTNFAGNAVATILIGTWTKEIDHARVVEVLAGRAPFDEKTMTDDDASAEPAAPEVAGPRDGEAAKTSATV from the coding sequence GTGGCTGCACAGACCCCGTTGTCCGGGGGCACCACCGAGGAGACCGCGCCGGCGAAGCGGGACCGGACCCACTTCCTCTACATCGCCGTGATCGGGGCGGTACTGCTCGGCATCATCGTGGGCTTCGCCGCCCCCGGTGTCGCCGTCCAGCTCAAGCCGCTCGGCACCGGGTTCGTGAACCTGATCAAGATGATGATCGCGCCGGTCATCTTCTGCACCATCGTGCTGGGCGTCGGCTCGGTGCGGAAGGCCGCCAAGGTCGGCGCGGTCGGCGGACTGGCCCTCGGCTACTTCATGGTGATGTCCACCGTGGCGCTGGCCATCGGCCTGGTCGTCGGCAACCTGCTGGACCCCGGGTCCGGCCTCCATCTGACCGAGTCCGTCCGGCACGCGGGCCACGCCCAGGCCGGGGGCGGCGCGGAGTCGCTGTCCGACTTCCTGCTCGGCATGATCCCCACCACCCTGGTCTCCGCCTTCACCCAGGAGCAGGTCCTCCAGACGCTGCTGGTGGCGCTGCTGGTCGGCTTCGGTCTGCAGGCGCTGGGCGCGGCGGGTGAGCCGGTGCTGCGCGGGGTGGGGCACCTCCAGAAGCTGGTCTTCCGGGTGCTGTCCATGATCATGTGGGCGGCGCCGGTGGGTGCCTTCGGTGCCATCGCGGCGGTGGTCGGCGAGACCGGCGTGGACGCGCTGAAGTCCCTGGCCGTCATCATGATCGGCTTCTACACCACCTGTGTGCTGTTCGTGATCGTGGTGCTCGGCACGCTGCTCCGGCTGATCGCCAAGGTCAACGTCTTCCAGCTGCTGAAGTACCTCGGCCGGGAGTTCCTGCTGATCCTGTCCACCTCCTCCTCGGAGTCGGCGCTGCCCCGGCTGATCGCGAAGATGGAGCACCTGGGCGTCAGCAAGCCGGTGGTCGGCATCACCGTCCCCACCGGCTACAGCTTCAACCTCGACGGCACCGCCATCTACCTGACGATGTCCTCGCTGTTCGTGGCCGAGGCGATGGGCAAGCCGCTGCCGCTCGGGCAGCAGATCTCGCTGCTGGTGTTCATGGTCATCGCGTCGAAGGGCGCGGCGGGCGTCACCGGCGCGGGACTTGCGACCCTGGCCGGCGGCCTGCAGTCGCACCGCCCCGAACTGGTCGACGGCGTGGGCCTGATCGTCGGCATCGACCGCTTCATGAGCGAGGCGCGCGCCCTGACCAACTTCGCCGGCAACGCGGTGGCCACCATCCTGATCGGCACCTGGACCAAGGAGATCGACCACGCCCGGGTGGTGGAGGTGCTGGCCGGCCGGGCGCCGTTCGACGAGAAGACGATGACCGACGACGACGCCTCCGCGGAGCCGGCCGCCCCCGAGGTCGCCGGGCCGCGGGACGGCGAGGCGGCGAAGACGTCCGCCACGGTCTGA
- a CDS encoding alpha-1,4-glucan--maltose-1-phosphate maltosyltransferase produces MIGRIPVLDIRPQIDCGRRPAKAVVGETFEVSATVFREGHDAVAANVVLRNPAGRCGPWTPMREQAPGSDRWSAEVTPDVEGRWSFTVEAWSDPVTTWRRHAAVKIPAGIDTELVLTEGADLHERAASEVPKSDGRESVLSAVDTLRNPELPAATRLAAALSPQVTAALDRHPLRELLTVSRPMPLVVERRRALYGSWYELFPRSEGATVAPDGTAVSGTLRTAADRLPAVAAMGFDVVYLPPVHPIGTSFRKGPNNALSAGPDDVGSPWAIGSPAGGHDALHPDLGTFEDFDHFVRTARELRMEVALDFALQCSPDHPWVTLHPQWFHRRADGSVAYAENPPKKYQDIYPIAFDADFRGLVRETERLLRFWMAKGVRIFRVDNPHTKPVAFWEKVIGEINRTDPDVLFLAEAFTRPAMLHTLARIGFHQSYTYFTWRNTKQELTEYLTELSGESASYLRPNFFVNTPDILHAYLQEGGRTAFEVRAVLAATLSPTWGVYAGYELCESTPLRRGSEEYLDSEKYQLRPREWDAAARAGHTIAPLITALNRIRRRHPALQQLRNLHFHHVDNDAVLAFSKHEGHGDRADTVLTVVNLDPHHTHEATVSLDMPELGLGRHESFPVRDELTGDTYHWGRDNYVRLEPGRSLAPAHVLSLRPSSPIGGSPN; encoded by the coding sequence ATGATCGGTCGCATTCCTGTTCTGGACATCCGCCCGCAGATCGATTGCGGCCGCCGCCCGGCGAAGGCGGTGGTGGGCGAGACCTTCGAGGTATCGGCCACCGTCTTCCGCGAAGGGCATGACGCCGTCGCGGCGAACGTGGTGCTGCGCAATCCGGCCGGCCGCTGCGGCCCCTGGACCCCGATGCGGGAGCAGGCACCCGGCAGCGACCGGTGGAGCGCCGAGGTCACCCCCGACGTCGAGGGCCGCTGGTCGTTCACCGTCGAGGCCTGGTCCGATCCGGTCACCACCTGGCGGCGGCACGCCGCCGTGAAGATCCCGGCGGGCATCGACACCGAGCTGGTGCTCACCGAGGGCGCCGACCTCCACGAGCGGGCCGCCTCGGAGGTCCCCAAGAGCGACGGCCGGGAGTCGGTGCTCAGCGCCGTGGACACCCTGCGCAACCCCGAGCTGCCCGCCGCGACCCGGCTCGCCGCGGCGCTCTCCCCCCAGGTCACCGCGGCGCTGGACCGCCACCCGCTGCGCGAACTGCTGACCGTCTCGCGGCCGATGCCCCTGGTCGTGGAGCGCCGGCGGGCCCTGTACGGCTCGTGGTACGAGCTCTTCCCGCGCTCCGAGGGCGCCACCGTGGCCCCGGACGGCACCGCCGTCAGCGGGACCCTGCGCACCGCCGCCGACCGGCTGCCGGCCGTCGCCGCCATGGGCTTCGATGTCGTCTATCTGCCGCCGGTCCACCCCATCGGCACCTCCTTCCGCAAGGGCCCCAACAATGCGCTGTCGGCCGGCCCGGACGATGTCGGCTCTCCCTGGGCCATCGGCTCGCCGGCCGGCGGCCATGACGCCCTCCACCCGGACCTGGGCACCTTCGAGGACTTCGACCACTTCGTCCGCACCGCCCGTGAGCTGCGGATGGAGGTGGCGCTGGACTTCGCGCTGCAGTGCTCGCCCGACCACCCCTGGGTCACCCTGCACCCCCAGTGGTTCCACCGCCGCGCCGACGGCTCGGTCGCCTACGCCGAGAACCCGCCGAAGAAGTACCAGGACATCTACCCGATCGCCTTCGACGCCGACTTCCGCGGGCTGGTCCGCGAGACCGAACGCCTGCTGCGCTTCTGGATGGCCAAGGGCGTACGGATCTTCCGGGTGGACAACCCCCACACCAAGCCGGTGGCCTTCTGGGAGAAGGTGATCGGCGAGATCAACCGCACCGACCCGGACGTGCTCTTCCTCGCCGAGGCCTTCACCCGCCCCGCCATGCTGCACACCCTCGCCCGGATCGGCTTCCACCAGTCGTACACGTACTTCACCTGGCGCAACACCAAGCAGGAGCTGACCGAGTACCTGACCGAGCTGTCCGGCGAGAGCGCGAGCTACCTGCGGCCCAACTTCTTCGTGAACACCCCGGACATCCTGCACGCCTACCTCCAGGAGGGCGGCCGTACCGCCTTCGAAGTACGCGCCGTCCTGGCCGCCACCCTCTCCCCCACCTGGGGCGTCTACGCCGGATACGAGCTGTGCGAGTCGACGCCGCTACGCCGCGGCAGCGAGGAGTACCTCGACTCGGAGAAGTACCAACTGAGGCCGCGCGAATGGGATGCGGCGGCCAGAGCGGGGCACACCATCGCCCCCCTGATCACCGCGCTCAACCGCATCCGCCGCCGGCACCCTGCCCTGCAGCAGCTGCGCAACCTGCACTTCCACCACGTCGACAACGACGCCGTCCTCGCCTTCTCCAAGCACGAGGGGCACGGCGACCGGGCCGACACGGTGCTCACGGTGGTCAACCTCGACCCGCACCACACCCACGAGGCGACGGTGTCGTTGGACATGCCGGAACTCGGCCTCGGCCGGCACGAGTCCTTTCCGGTGCGCGACGAGCTCACCGGCGATACCTACCACTGGGGCAGGGACAACTATGTGCGCCTGGAGCCGGGCCGCTCTCTCGCGCCCGCCCATGTGCTGTCGCTGCGACCGTCCTCACCGATCGGAGGGTCACCCAATTGA